The Pan paniscus chromosome 1, NHGRI_mPanPan1-v2.0_pri, whole genome shotgun sequence genome has a segment encoding these proteins:
- the NUDT17 gene encoding LOW QUALITY PROTEIN: nucleoside diphosphate-linked moiety X motif 17 (The sequence of the model RefSeq protein was modified relative to this genomic sequence to represent the inferred CDS: substituted 3 bases at 3 genomic stop codons) translates to MAAVRVQLLLSGRPESVSFAWSVCGLLGAGPGLGTXPIHCSLKRGRLVLSSRPFPGASARLPLQRPPFCPFAALEERPRVPGAELPTDRGVDLGVAVILQSSDKTVLLTRRARTLSVSPNLWVPPGGHVELEEELLDGGLRELWEESGLHLPXGQFSWVPLGLWESAYPPRLSWGLPKYHHIVLYLLVISQESQQQLQARIQPNPSEVSALPWLTPDVAAAVAATEDGTETPGLLPQDLPPSVLAVELEEDGRAXPLVLHMSTLLRMIPTMAEDKERVSTGTKFALKLWLQHLGRIPPPCKSAAYLDPGPAKEEWNMDPLPPNQGSGK, encoded by the exons ATGGCCGCGGTGCGGGTGCAGCTGCTCCTGTCCGGGCGTCCGGAGTCGGTGAGCTTCGCATGGAGTGTGTGTGGCCTCCTGGGAGCCGGACCAGGGCTCGGGACGTAGCCCATTCACTGCAGCTTGAAGCGAGGACGGCTTGTCCTCTCGAGCAGGCCCTTCCCAGGCGCCTCCGCTAGGCTTCCGCTCCAG CGACCCCCTTTCTGCCCTTTTGCGGCCCTGGAGGAGCGGCCCAGGGTCCCTGGGGCTGAGCTGCCCACAGATCGAGGTGTGGACCTGGGTGTGGCCGTCATTCTGCAGTCCAGCGACAAGACTGTCTTGCTAACCCGAAGGGCACGCACCCTCAGCGTTTCCCCCAACCTCTGGGTACCCCCGG GTGGGCACGTGGAACTTGAGGAGGAG CTGCTGGACGGAGGGCTTCGAGAACTTTGGGAGGAGAGTGGACTACACCTGCCCTAGGGCCAGTTCTCTTGGGTCCCTCTGGGTTTATGGGAG tcTGCCTACCCTCCTAGGCTGAGCTGGGGTTTacccaaataccatcacattgttCTGTATCTACTCGTGATCTCCCAGGAATCACAGCAGCAGTTGCAG GCCCGGATCCAACCAAACCCAAGTGAGGTGAGCGCCCTTCCGTGGCTGACACCAGATGTAGCTGCTGCAGTGGCTGCCACAGAGGATGGGACAGAGACACCCGGACTTCTCCCCCAGGACCTACCACCCTCTGTCCT TGCAGTGGAACTAGAGGAGGATGGAAGAGCCTGACCTCTGGTCCTGCACATGTCCACCCTCCTGCGGATGATCCCAACCATGGCAGAGGACAAAGAGAGAGTCAGCACTGGAACCAAGTTTGCCCTCAAGCTCTGGCTGCAACATCTGGGCAG AATACCCCCACCGTGTAAAAGTGCAGCTTACCTGGACCCAGGGCCAGCAAAGGAAGAATGGAACATGGACCCTCTTCCCCCAAACCAGGGGTCTGGAAAGTGA